A single window of Anopheles moucheti chromosome 2, idAnoMoucSN_F20_07, whole genome shotgun sequence DNA harbors:
- the LOC128298510 gene encoding proton-coupled amino acid transporter-like protein CG1139: protein MATISKETLTELGAEEETQEDYDPYKHRTISKPNSTFGTFIHVMKGAMGVGILSMPFAIRNGGLIFGVIGTFLLGMLYSHCVHLLVDTAYKICKRDRVPMLSFAQTVDRACALGSPKMRPMGKILKNIVDYFLMIPISSMIYMVFVGSTIHDVINARTDLDWDVRIYILLAAIPAIGITQVREIKYLVPFSAIATTLIFANVVISLYYIFKEPLSFDDRDLFPTFDSLTTFLGAAYFAFDATSLIFPVSNQMKHPEHYLGCPGIVNVNNLCLAILYCFIGVVGYLRYGDKIQGSITLNFPQEEDLAMVIQILSAVAILFSIGIFFYVPIETIWRRIHNRVPQRWHTATQTLIRLLYLVGIVGIACGVPDIGTFVGFIGAVFNPILALWLPIIVDTIYRWPSDFGWMKWRLVKNGLMAVFGMFLLITGTISSVEDIIDLYK from the exons ATGGCAACCATCTCGAAGGAAACACTAACCGAGCTCGgagctgaagaagaaactcAAGAGGACTATGATCCTTACAAGCATCGAACAATCAGCAAGCCCAACTC CACGTTCGGTACATTCATACACGTTATGAAGGGTGCAATGGGCGTTGGAATTCTATCGATGCCATTTGCTATTCGAAATGGAGGGCTGATATTTGGAGTTATCGGCACGTTTCTGCTGGGAATGCTCTACTCGCACTGTGTGCATTTGTTG GTTGACACCGCATATAAGATTTGTAAACGAGACCGAGTACCGATGCTGAGCTTCGCACAAACTGTTGATAGAGCCTGTGCTTTAGGTTCGCCCAAAATGCGTCCGATGGGTAAAATATTAAA GAATATAGTCGATTATTTCCTGATGATACCGATATCATCCATGATCTATATGGTGTTCGTCGGCTCCACCATACATGACGTTATCAATGCCCGTACAGATCTGGATTGGGACGTTCGAATCTATATTCTGTTGGCCGCAATACCAGCGATAGGAATAACCCAGGTCAGGGAAATTAAATACCTCGTGCCATTCTCGGCAATAGCGACGACTCTGATCTTCGCAAACGTTGTCATTTCCTTGTACTATATCTTCAAAGAACCACTATCGTTCGACGATCGGGATCTATTTCCTACGTTCGATTCATTAACAACATTTCTCGG CGCCGCGTATTTCGCATTCGATGCAACATCGCTCATTTTCCCCGTCTCCAATCAGATGAAACATCCCGAACACTACCTCGGATGTCCGGGAATAGTGAACGTCAATAACTTATGCCTAGCTATTTTGTACTGCTTTATCGGTGTGGTCGGCTACCTTCGTTATGGCGACAAAATTCAGGGATCAATTACTCTAAACTTTCCTCAAGAAGAAGA TCTAGCGATGGTTATACAAATTCTTTCTGCGGTTGCAATCCTGTTCTCGATTGGCATCTTTTTCTACGTTCCCATTGAAACCATTTGGCGAAGGATTCATAATCGGGTGCCACAAAGATGGCACACTGCCACTCAGACGCTGATACGATTGCTGTACCTTGTGGGTATCGTTGGAATTGCTTGCGGTGTTCCGGATATTGGTACTTTCGTTGGGTTTATTGGTGCCGTTTTCAACCCCATCCTTGCCCTTTGGCTTCCGATTATTGTAGATACAATTTACCGTTGGCCGAGTGactttggatggatgaaatggcgGTTGGTTAAAAACGGTCTAATGGCCGTGTTTGGAATGTTTCTTTTAATTACGGGCACTATTTCTAGTGTGGAAGATATAATCGATTTGTACAAATAG